The following coding sequences are from one Eucalyptus grandis isolate ANBG69807.140 chromosome 11, ASM1654582v1, whole genome shotgun sequence window:
- the LOC104425016 gene encoding probable leucine-rich repeat receptor-like protein kinase At1g35710 has product MGSNVVNLKTTYNKDYKKTMNSTLAELAYSSIPTEKCDVYSFGVVALETIMGKHPKDHVFEECSSSTQTELPTLLKDVLDQRLSPYGLCLQDAQDVVAIAKLAFMCLQANPRLRPTMRQVSRELRVQASLQTPLPAITLEQLRHLNVRNLEHSQGLS; this is encoded by the exons ATGGGAAGCAATGTTGTCAATTTAAAAACAACTTATAataaagattataaaaaaacCATGAATTCTACACTTGCAGAGCTGGCTTATTCTTCGATTCCTACTGAAAAGTGCGAtgtatatagctttggagtCGTCGCATTAGAAACAATCATGGGAAAGCATCCAAAAGATCATGTCTTTGAGGAATGTTCATCATCCACCCAAACTGAATTGCCAACACTGTTGAAGGATGTGTTGGATCAACGTCTCTCGCCTTATGGACTTTGTCTTCAAGATGCGCAAGATGTAGTCGCAATCGCCAAGCTAGCGTTCATGTGCTTGCAAGCCAATCCGCGGCTTCGACCGACTATGAGACAAGTCTCCCGTGAACTTCGCGTTCAAGCATCCCTACAAACGCCACTCCCTGCTATCACCTTAGAGCAACTCCGCCATCTCAATGTCAGAAATTTGGAGCATTCACAGGGTTTG AGCTAG